A window of the Pogona vitticeps strain Pit_001003342236 chromosome 4, PviZW2.1, whole genome shotgun sequence genome harbors these coding sequences:
- the SLC32A1 gene encoding vesicular inhibitory amino acid transporter has translation MATLIRSKISNVATSVSNKSSAKVSGMFARMGFQAATDEEAVGFAHCDDLDYEHRQGLQMDILKSEGSEEGGEPPLEGDIHYQRDGTGPLPPSASKEQDVCSEVSGHGKPRITAWEAGWNVTNAIQGMFVLGLPYAILHGGYLGLFLIIFAAVVCCYTGKILIACLYEENEDGEIVRVRDSYVDIANACCAPRFPSLGGRIVNVAQIIELVMTCILYVVVSGNLMYNSFPNLPVSQKSWSIIATAVLLPCAFLKNLKAVSKFSLLCTLAHFVINILVIAYCLSRARDWAWEKVKFYIDVKKFPISIGIIVFSYTSQIFLPSLEGNMQNPKEFHCMMNWTHIAACILKGLFALVAYLTWADDTKEVITDNLPSTIRAVVNIFLVAKALLSYPLPFFAAVEVLERSLFQDGNRAFFPNCYGGDGRLKSWGLTLRCALVVFTLLMAIYVPHFALLMGLTGSLTGAGLCFLLPSLFHLKLLWRKLLWHHVFFDVAIFVIGGICSVSGFIHSLEGLIEAFRTNTED, from the exons ATGGCGACGCTCATCCGCAGCAAGATCTCCAACGTGGCCACCTCGGTTTCCAACAAGTCCTCGGCCAAAGTCAGCGGCATGTTCGCCCGCATGGGCTTCCAGGCGGCGACGGACGAAGAAGCGGTGGGCTTCGCGCACTGCGATGACCTGGACTACGAGCACCGGCAAGGGCTGCAGATGGACATCTTGAAATCCGAAGGGAGCGAGGAAGGGGGAGAGCCGCCCCTGGAAGGGGACATCCACTACCAGAGAGACGGCACCGGGCCCCTGCCTCCCTCCGCCTCCAAGGAACAAGACGTCTGCTCCGAGGTCTCCGGCCACGGGAAGCCCAGGATCACAGCCTGGGAAGCCGGCTGGAATGTCACCAACGCCATCCAG GGGATGTTTGTTCTTGGTCTGCCCTATGCTATACTTCATGGTGGATACCTAGgactctttttaattatttttgcagCAGTGGTTTGCTGCTATACTGGGAAAATCCTCATTGCCTGTCTCTATGAAGAGAATGAAGATGGGGAGATAGTCAGGGTGAGAGACTCCTATGTGGACATTGCAAATGCTTGCTGCGCTCCCAGGTTTCCCTCCCTTGGGGGCAGGATTGTGAATGTGGCTCAGATCATAGAGCTGGTCATGACCTGCATCCTCTATGTTGTGGTCAGTGGCAACCTAATGTACAACAGCTTCCCAAACTTGCCggtctcccagaaatcttggtccATCATTGCAACAGCAGTGCTCCTGCCTTGTGCTTTCTTGAAGAACCTCAAGGCTGTCTCCAAGTTCAGCTTACTCTGCACCTTGGCTCATTTTGTGATCAACATTTTAGTAATTGCCTACTGCCTCTCCAGAGCCCGTGACTGGGCATGGGAAAAAGTCAAGTTTTACATTGATGTGAAGAAGTTCCCCATCTCCATTGGTATCATTGTCTTCAGCTACACCTCCCAGATCTTTCTGCCTTCCTTGGAAGGGAACATGCAGAACCCCAAGGAATTCCACTGCATGATGAACTGGACTCATATAGCTGCTTGCATCCTGAAGGGACTTTTTGCATTGGTAGCCTACCTGACGTGGGCTGATGACACCAAGGAAGTCATCACAGACAACTTGCCCTCCACTATTAGGGCTGTTGTTAACATTTTTTTGGTGGCCAAAGCCTTGCTCTCCTACCCATTGCCCTTCTTTGCAGCTGTGGAAGTCCTGGAGAGATCCCTCTTCCAAGATGGAAACAGGGCCTTCTTCCCCAATTGTTATGGTGGTGATGGGAGGCTCAAATCTTGGGGGCTCACTCTTAGATGTGCCCTAGTAGTTTTCACCTTGCTGATGGCCATTTATGTCCCCCATTTTGCCCTCTTGATGGGCCTCACAGGCAGCCTCACAGGGGCAGGCCTCTGTTTCCTCCTCCCTAGCCTCTTCCACCTCAAGCTGTTGTGGAGGAAGCTTTTGTGGCACCATGTTTTCTTTGATGTGGCTATTTTTGTAATAGGTGGTATATGCAGTGTGTCTGGGTTCATTCACTCTTTAGAAGGTCTCATCGAAGCTTTTAGAACCAATACAGAAGATTAA